One stretch of Sinorhizobium fredii DNA includes these proteins:
- a CDS encoding MucR family transcriptional regulator, whose translation MSEWSSGNEERRLELTSRIVAAYLSRNVVPAADLPNLIEQTYSSLSSTSQSDKADVAVEERRPAIPIKKSVTSEFIICLEDGQKFKSLRRHLMAKYGLTPEEYRARWDLPADYPMVAPNYAEQRSALARAAGFGKRREVRE comes from the coding sequence TTGAGCGAATGGAGTTCGGGCAATGAGGAACGGAGGCTCGAGCTGACGAGCCGTATTGTCGCCGCTTATCTGAGCCGCAATGTCGTTCCAGCCGCGGATCTGCCTAATCTTATCGAGCAGACGTATTCCTCGCTGAGCAGCACATCTCAGTCAGACAAGGCCGACGTTGCCGTTGAAGAACGTCGCCCCGCCATTCCGATCAAGAAGTCGGTGACGTCCGAATTCATCATTTGCCTTGAGGATGGCCAAAAGTTCAAATCGCTGAGGCGGCACCTGATGGCAAAGTACGGGCTCACACCTGAGGAATATCGTGCAAGGTGGGACCTTCCGGCTGACTACCCGATGGTTGCTCCCAACTATGCTGAACAACGCTCCGCGCTCGCGCGTGCAGCCGGCTTTGGCAAGAGACGGGAGGTACGCGAGTAG
- a CDS encoding transposase → MADESNTGLNSAVETNAEVKTPTGKKQKSPRRQKAAAEPARTQSKAPAAKSRRYGEQEKAEKLKLIETQVNEGKGTLKDAIKSAGISEQTYYQWKRTAKPAEQKPEKAVLAGDDELADFVRLEEENQRLRKLLAEKLRAENAELRKRLGLD, encoded by the coding sequence ATGGCTGACGAGAGTAACACAGGACTGAATTCTGCAGTTGAGACGAATGCTGAAGTGAAAACACCAACGGGTAAGAAGCAGAAGTCGCCAAGACGCCAGAAGGCGGCTGCCGAACCAGCTCGCACCCAATCGAAGGCGCCGGCCGCAAAGTCAAGAAGGTATGGCGAACAAGAGAAAGCCGAGAAGCTCAAACTGATCGAGACGCAAGTCAATGAAGGCAAAGGCACGCTCAAAGACGCCATCAAGAGCGCCGGCATATCGGAGCAGACCTACTATCAGTGGAAACGGACCGCAAAGCCCGCTGAACAAAAGCCCGAGAAGGCTGTTCTGGCCGGTGACGACGAGTTGGCAGATTTCGTTCGACTGGAAGAGGAAAACCAGCGGCTCCGCAAGCTTCTGGCGGAAAAGTTGCGAGCGGAGAATGCCGAGCTGCGCAAAAGACTCGGACTAGACTAA
- the hemN gene encoding oxygen-independent coproporphyrinogen III oxidase, translating to MQSALAAKYGDARLPRYTSYPTSLQFSPDVDAAAYHDWLAEIPREKPASLYVHIPFCRSMCSYCACHTTITRRDLPIGNYLHMLRKEICLVSARTKAPLKIDHVHFGGGTPTIMRAKEMLALIELLHEHFDFASTTQIAIEIDPRTLEQEMAAVLGIAGVRRASLGVQSFDPVVQKAINRNQSLEQTMNAVSYLRRAGVDSINFDLIYGLPHQTVESCIETIKMALEMQPDRFAVFGYAHVPTLKRHQRMINEAVLASAGDRLAQAQAIAENLLAAGYCSIGLDHFARPDDNLATAQKNGQLHRNFQGYTTDACETLIGFGASAIGRLAGGYVQNEVFPGDYAKRIASGRLAIVKGYRLSAEDRLRANIIERLMCDLRVDIPALAAAHGFEHSALLDGNDRLAMLKSDGILETEGGVVRLRVEGRFLIRAVAAAFDAYLDVSTRSCIKAA from the coding sequence ATGCAATCAGCTCTTGCTGCAAAATACGGCGATGCGCGCCTGCCCCGCTACACGAGTTACCCGACGTCGCTACAATTCTCACCCGACGTGGACGCCGCCGCCTATCATGACTGGCTTGCCGAGATACCGCGGGAGAAGCCGGCGTCGCTATACGTGCACATCCCCTTCTGTCGCTCGATGTGTTCGTACTGCGCCTGTCACACGACGATCACGCGACGCGACCTACCGATCGGCAACTACCTTCATATGCTGCGTAAGGAGATATGCCTCGTATCGGCAAGGACAAAAGCGCCCCTCAAAATCGACCATGTACATTTCGGCGGAGGAACTCCAACAATCATGCGAGCGAAGGAAATGTTGGCATTGATCGAGCTTCTGCACGAGCACTTCGATTTCGCAAGTACCACCCAAATCGCCATTGAGATTGATCCTAGGACACTAGAGCAGGAGATGGCGGCGGTTCTTGGCATAGCAGGGGTCCGCCGTGCAAGCCTCGGGGTGCAGAGCTTCGATCCGGTGGTACAGAAGGCGATAAACCGAAACCAGAGCCTCGAACAGACAATGAATGCGGTCTCCTACTTGCGCCGCGCGGGCGTAGACAGCATTAATTTCGATCTAATCTATGGCCTGCCACACCAGACGGTCGAATCCTGCATCGAGACGATCAAGATGGCGCTCGAAATGCAGCCAGATCGTTTCGCCGTTTTCGGCTATGCCCACGTGCCTACTCTCAAGAGGCATCAGCGAATGATTAATGAAGCCGTGCTCGCCAGTGCGGGAGACCGTCTTGCTCAGGCACAGGCGATTGCGGAAAATCTCCTTGCAGCCGGGTATTGCAGCATAGGGCTCGACCATTTCGCCCGGCCTGACGACAATCTGGCTACTGCACAGAAAAACGGGCAATTGCACCGCAACTTTCAGGGTTACACCACCGACGCCTGCGAGACGCTCATCGGCTTCGGAGCATCGGCCATTGGCCGCTTGGCAGGCGGTTATGTTCAGAATGAGGTATTCCCTGGTGACTACGCGAAACGCATTGCCTCTGGTCGTCTTGCCATTGTGAAAGGCTACCGCTTGTCGGCCGAGGACCGGCTGCGGGCAAACATTATCGAGCGGCTAATGTGCGACTTGCGGGTTGACATTCCGGCACTCGCCGCCGCCCATGGATTCGAGCATAGCGCCCTTTTAGACGGGAATGACAGGCTCGCCATGCTGAAAAGCGACGGAATCCTTGAGACCGAGGGCGGGGTCGTACGGTTGCGGGTGGAAGGGCGTTTCCTGATCCGTGCAGTCGCTGCAGCTTTCGATGCCTATCTGGACGTATCGACGCGAAGCTGCATCAAGGCGGCTTGA
- the fixL gene encoding oxygen sensor histidine kinase FixL has protein sequence MLARWRGEGMGSYVIVTAAPIAILALRLALSTFIGDSLILSSFIPGMLIAAFVGGLKSVVLAAGVSILAAIFLHWLEDAPYPELVELMVFGLAMLLIACLGEVLEAGRRAMDKIKAAVKARDAHLRSILDTVPDATVVSAANGTIVSFNAAAVRQFGYAEEEVIGENLRILMPEPYRHEHDGYMQRYMRTGEKRIIGIDRVIVGRRKDGSTFPMKLAVGEMRSGGERFFTGFIRDLTEREESAARLEQIQAELARLARLKEMGEMATTLAHELNQPLSAIANYAHGCTRLLRDMDSSMEMRMRDALEEVASQSLRAGQIIKHLREFVTKGEKERAPEDIRKLVEEAGALALVGSRENNVRTVFEYMPGADMVMVDRIQVQQVLINLMRNAVEAMREVEHRELIVRTMPAGAGEIAVTVRDTGVGIPEEVAGELFKPFVTTKPSGMGVGLSISKRIVEAHGGEMTFSKNEAGGVTFRFTLPAHVERIDGND, from the coding sequence ATGCTTGCCAGATGGCGAGGGGAGGGGATGGGATCCTATGTAATCGTAACTGCGGCTCCAATAGCGATTCTCGCACTGAGACTAGCGCTGTCAACGTTCATCGGCGACAGCCTTATTCTGTCCTCGTTTATTCCCGGGATGCTGATCGCCGCGTTCGTCGGCGGGCTAAAGTCAGTCGTACTTGCAGCCGGAGTGTCGATTTTGGCAGCTATATTTCTTCACTGGCTCGAAGATGCGCCCTACCCGGAGCTTGTCGAGTTGATGGTTTTTGGTTTGGCAATGCTTCTCATCGCATGCCTGGGAGAGGTGCTGGAGGCAGGGAGGCGCGCCATGGACAAGATAAAGGCTGCCGTCAAAGCCCGCGACGCACATCTTAGGTCCATACTGGACACAGTACCAGATGCAACCGTGGTCAGCGCGGCCAATGGTACGATTGTTTCCTTCAACGCCGCCGCAGTGCGGCAGTTCGGCTATGCAGAAGAGGAGGTCATCGGCGAGAACCTTCGCATCCTGATGCCAGAACCCTATCGCCATGAACACGACGGATACATGCAGCGATACATGAGGACCGGAGAAAAGCGCATCATTGGTATTGACCGCGTCATCGTAGGGCGGAGGAAAGACGGATCAACATTTCCAATGAAGCTGGCTGTAGGCGAGATGCGGTCTGGAGGCGAGCGGTTCTTCACGGGCTTCATCAGAGACCTGACCGAGCGGGAGGAGTCGGCCGCAAGGCTTGAACAGATCCAGGCGGAATTGGCCAGGCTCGCCCGTCTCAAGGAGATGGGCGAGATGGCCACGACGCTTGCGCATGAGCTCAATCAACCCCTATCTGCGATCGCGAACTATGCTCATGGTTGTACGAGGCTGTTGCGCGATATGGACTCCTCCATGGAAATGAGGATGCGCGACGCGCTGGAGGAGGTGGCGAGCCAATCCCTGCGCGCAGGACAGATCATCAAGCATCTCCGGGAGTTCGTTACGAAAGGTGAGAAGGAAAGGGCACCCGAGGATATCCGTAAATTGGTGGAGGAAGCTGGCGCGCTGGCTCTTGTCGGTTCCCGTGAGAATAACGTTCGAACGGTATTCGAGTATATGCCGGGTGCCGACATGGTGATGGTCGATCGGATCCAGGTCCAACAAGTGCTGATCAACCTCATGCGCAATGCGGTCGAGGCGATGCGCGAGGTAGAGCACCGCGAGCTTATCGTTCGCACCATGCCGGCTGGTGCGGGCGAAATCGCTGTGACGGTAAGAGATACGGGCGTTGGAATCCCGGAGGAGGTCGCCGGAGAGCTTTTCAAGCCATTCGTTACGACGAAGCCGAGCGGAATGGGGGTCGGTCTTTCGATTTCCAAGCGCATCGTCGAAGCGCATGGCGGCGAGATGACCTTTTCGAAGAATGAAGCGGGAGGGGTAACCTTCCGGTTCACGCTTCCCGCCCATGTGGAGCGGATTGATGGAAATGACTGA
- the fixJ gene encoding response regulator FixJ produces MTDYTVHIVDDEEPIRKSLAFMLTMNGYAVKVHESAASFLDFAPNIRDGILVTDLRMPDISGVGLIRQLGSKKIKIPAIVITGHGDVPMAVEAMRAGALDFIEKPFEDSLIVEAIERASGYLTVPTVADEITDIQARLDTLSPRERQVLSAVVSGLANKTIAYDLDISPRTVEVHRANVMSKMRAKSLPHLVGMAIAAGFVPS; encoded by the coding sequence ATGACTGACTATACAGTTCACATTGTCGATGACGAAGAACCCATTCGCAAGTCGCTTGCCTTCATGCTGACGATGAATGGTTATGCCGTAAAGGTGCACGAGTCGGCTGCCTCCTTCCTTGACTTCGCCCCTAATATCCGCGACGGAATTCTCGTAACAGACCTCAGGATGCCTGATATTTCAGGGGTGGGTCTCATCCGCCAGCTCGGCTCAAAGAAAATAAAGATACCCGCCATCGTGATCACGGGACATGGCGACGTGCCAATGGCAGTCGAGGCGATGAGAGCGGGAGCGCTGGACTTTATTGAGAAGCCGTTTGAGGACTCGCTGATCGTGGAAGCTATTGAACGGGCATCAGGATATTTGACTGTTCCCACGGTGGCCGATGAGATCACAGACATTCAGGCGCGCCTGGACACACTCAGTCCCAGAGAACGGCAGGTGCTCTCAGCGGTGGTCTCTGGCCTCGCCAATAAAACGATTGCATACGATCTCGATATCAGTCCCCGAACCGTGGAGGTGCACCGCGCGAACGTGATGTCCAAAATGAGAGCCAAGAGCCTCCCGCATCTTGTTGGGATGGCTATCGCGGCCGGGTTCGTGCCTTCGTAA
- a CDS encoding transcriptional regulator, producing the protein MTESYDALWKAEASTGRALCTIVDEEILKSEPQTPRSLERPDGRVVLLVDGMTVVKEQGDTITLTKPINGSDLVSVVNDLETMAVRRDRA; encoded by the coding sequence ATGACGGAGTCCTACGACGCCTTATGGAAGGCGGAGGCTTCCACCGGGCGAGCGCTCTGCACCATCGTCGACGAAGAGATTTTGAAGTCCGAGCCGCAAACGCCAAGGTCTCTGGAGAGACCCGATGGTCGTGTAGTCCTCCTAGTTGATGGAATGACGGTGGTCAAAGAACAAGGCGACACGATTACCTTGACGAAACCGATCAACGGCTCCGATCTCGTGAGCGTGGTGAACGACCTGGAAACGATGGCGGTTCGGAGAGACCGAGCATGA
- a CDS encoding helix-turn-helix domain-containing protein — protein MNAASRALERSHVAPNNIGRVKIPGPHLVATYKAGREIYGQGDTVTKYYQVKTGTVRVYRLLEEGRRQIVSFHFAGEVFGVEAGSTHRFFAAAITETTLAVFRQHTVKEHSRELLGFALDGMARAQEHLLVVGRQCAVERMAAFLLDLSHRLGRLRQLRLPMSRQDIADYLGLTIETVSRVMTKLKERSIIALQDTRAIDIMKPGALRSLCQ, from the coding sequence ATGAACGCCGCCTCCAGAGCTTTAGAGCGTAGCCATGTAGCGCCCAACAACATTGGAAGAGTAAAGATCCCGGGGCCGCACCTTGTTGCGACTTACAAGGCTGGCCGGGAAATTTATGGACAAGGTGATACCGTAACCAAGTACTACCAGGTTAAAACCGGGACTGTCCGCGTATACCGCCTCCTCGAAGAGGGGCGGCGGCAGATTGTATCCTTTCACTTTGCAGGGGAGGTGTTCGGCGTCGAAGCGGGTTCGACCCATCGGTTCTTTGCCGCGGCCATTACCGAGACGACGCTGGCTGTCTTCAGGCAACATACGGTGAAGGAGCATTCACGGGAACTCTTGGGGTTTGCCCTGGACGGTATGGCGCGGGCTCAGGAGCACCTTCTGGTCGTTGGCCGACAATGTGCGGTGGAGCGTATGGCCGCATTCCTATTAGATCTCTCACACCGGCTGGGACGCCTTCGGCAGCTAAGATTGCCGATGTCACGGCAGGACATTGCGGACTATCTCGGCCTGACAATCGAGACGGTATCCCGTGTCATGACCAAGCTAAAGGAACGAAGCATAATCGCACTGCAAGACACAAGGGCGATAGACATCATGAAACCGGGAGCTCTCCGTTCGCTCTGCCAATAA
- the ccoN gene encoding cytochrome-c oxidase, cbb3-type subunit I produces MTYTVEMIALAIGAFLALVGAGFAQDRLFEAHMWVLFFVLLGGTLVLMHRTDFRRAVAARVTEYFDEVVKYAVVATMFWGVVGFLVGVVAALQLAFPDLNVEPWFNFGRVRPLHTSAVIFAFGGNALIATSFYVVQRTSRARLFGGNLGWFVFWGYQLFIVLAATGYLLGITQSREYAEPEWYVDLWLTIVWVAYLIVFLGTILVRKEPHIYVANWFYLAFIVTIAMLHIVNNLAVPVSFLGSKSYSAFAGVQDALTQWWYGHNAVGFFLTAGFLAMMYYFIPKQVNRPVYSYRLSIIHFWSLIFMYIWAGPHHLHYTALPDWAQTLGMVFSIMLWMPSWGGMINGLMTLSGAWDKVRTDPIVRMMVMAVAFYGMATFEGPTMSIKTVNSLSHYTDWTIGHVHSGALGWNGLITFGSIYYLVPKLWNRERLYSLGMVNWHFWLATVGIIVYAAAMWVAGIQEGLMWREYDDQGFLVYSFAESVAAMFPYYVMRAVGGALYLSGAVLMAFNVAMTILGRVRDDGPVLGSVPQAVADLRGHGR; encoded by the coding sequence ATGACATACACAGTCGAGATGATCGCGCTCGCCATCGGCGCCTTTCTGGCACTGGTCGGCGCGGGCTTCGCGCAGGATCGTCTGTTTGAAGCACATATGTGGGTGTTATTCTTTGTGCTTCTCGGCGGCACCTTAGTGCTCATGCACCGCACGGATTTTCGTCGGGCGGTTGCTGCGCGTGTCACGGAATACTTCGACGAAGTTGTAAAATACGCCGTCGTCGCCACCATGTTCTGGGGCGTGGTCGGATTCCTCGTCGGCGTCGTCGCGGCGCTGCAGCTCGCCTTTCCCGATCTCAACGTCGAGCCGTGGTTCAACTTCGGGCGCGTGCGGCCGCTGCATACCTCAGCGGTCATTTTCGCCTTCGGCGGCAATGCCCTGATCGCGACGTCCTTCTACGTCGTGCAGCGCACCAGCCGCGCCCGGCTCTTCGGCGGCAATCTCGGCTGGTTCGTCTTCTGGGGCTACCAGCTCTTCATCGTGCTCGCCGCCACCGGCTACCTGCTCGGCATCACTCAGAGCCGCGAGTATGCGGAACCGGAATGGTATGTCGATCTCTGGCTGACGATCGTCTGGGTGGCTTACCTCATCGTCTTCCTGGGCACGATCCTCGTGCGTAAGGAGCCGCACATCTACGTGGCGAACTGGTTCTATCTCGCCTTCATCGTCACGATCGCCATGCTCCACATCGTCAATAACCTGGCGGTGCCGGTCTCCTTCCTCGGATCCAAGAGCTACTCGGCCTTTGCCGGCGTTCAGGACGCGCTGACCCAATGGTGGTACGGCCACAACGCCGTCGGCTTCTTCCTGACCGCCGGCTTCCTGGCGATGATGTACTACTTCATCCCCAAGCAGGTGAACCGCCCCGTCTATTCCTACCGGCTGTCGATCATTCACTTCTGGTCGCTGATCTTCATGTATATCTGGGCAGGTCCCCACCACCTCCATTACACGGCGCTGCCCGACTGGGCCCAGACGCTCGGCATGGTCTTCTCAATTATGCTCTGGATGCCTTCCTGGGGCGGCATGATCAACGGGCTGATGACCCTCTCCGGCGCCTGGGACAAGGTCCGCACCGACCCCATCGTCCGCATGATGGTCATGGCCGTCGCCTTCTACGGCATGGCGACCTTCGAGGGGCCGACGATGTCGATCAAGACGGTCAATTCGCTTAGCCACTATACCGACTGGACCATCGGCCACGTGCATTCCGGCGCGCTCGGCTGGAACGGCCTCATCACCTTCGGCTCCATCTACTATCTCGTGCCGAAGCTGTGGAATCGTGAGCGGCTTTACAGCCTGGGCATGGTCAACTGGCATTTCTGGCTCGCCACCGTCGGCATCATTGTGTACGCCGCCGCGATGTGGGTCGCCGGCATCCAGGAAGGTCTGATGTGGCGCGAATACGACGATCAGGGCTTCCTCGTCTATTCCTTCGCGGAATCTGTGGCTGCGATGTTCCCGTACTATGTCATGCGGGCCGTCGGTGGCGCCCTCTACCTCTCCGGCGCCGTGCTAATGGCCTTCAATGTAGCAATGACGATCCTGGGACGCGTCCGCGATGATGGTCCGGTCCTCGGTTCTGTGCCCCAAGCCGTGGCGGACTTAAGAGGGCATGGCCGATGA
- the ccoO gene encoding cytochrome-c oxidase, cbb3-type subunit II has translation MTIFNKHAILERNATLLLAGSLLVVSIGGIVEIAPLFYLENTIEKVEGMRPYSPLELAGRDIYIREGCYVCHSQMIRPFRDEVERYGHYSLAAESMYDHPFQWGSKRTGPDLARVGERYSNEWHVQHMTEPRSVVPESVMPSYAFLKATPLEVKNIAMNLKANRAVGVPYTDEMIDNAVADLKAQADPDADTSGVEARYPKAKFGDLDGDPQKLTEMDALIAYLQMLGALVDFSIYDDAAGYR, from the coding sequence ATGACGATTTTCAATAAACATGCGATACTAGAACGCAACGCCACACTGCTGCTGGCCGGCTCGCTGCTGGTCGTCTCCATCGGCGGCATCGTCGAAATCGCGCCGCTCTTCTATCTCGAGAACACCATCGAGAAGGTCGAAGGGATGCGGCCCTATTCGCCCCTGGAGCTTGCCGGACGGGACATCTACATCCGCGAAGGCTGTTATGTCTGTCACAGCCAGATGATACGGCCGTTTCGGGACGAGGTCGAACGTTACGGCCATTATTCGCTTGCGGCCGAGTCGATGTACGATCATCCCTTCCAGTGGGGCTCGAAGCGCACCGGTCCCGACCTCGCCCGCGTCGGCGAGCGCTATTCCAACGAATGGCACGTCCAGCACATGACCGAACCGCGCTCCGTCGTGCCAGAATCGGTCATGCCGAGCTACGCTTTCCTCAAGGCAACGCCGCTTGAGGTAAAGAATATCGCCATGAACCTCAAAGCCAACCGAGCGGTCGGCGTGCCCTATACAGACGAAATGATCGATAATGCGGTCGCCGATCTCAAGGCCCAGGCAGATCCAGATGCGGACACATCCGGCGTCGAAGCCCGCTACCCCAAGGCTAAGTTCGGCGATCTCGACGGCGATCCGCAAAAGCTGACCGAAATGGATGCTCTGATCGCCTATCTCCAGATGCTCGGCGCGCTTGTCGACTTCTCCATCTATGACGACGCTGCGGGCTATCGCTGA
- a CDS encoding cbb3-type cytochrome c oxidase subunit 3, with product METYTVLRHFADTWGLLAMVLLFLGVTTFTFRSGRKKSAQTAASIPLKED from the coding sequence ATGGAAACATACACGGTCCTGCGCCATTTCGCCGACACCTGGGGCCTTCTTGCGATGGTGCTCCTTTTCCTCGGCGTTACTACGTTCACTTTCCGGTCAGGCCGCAAGAAGTCTGCTCAAACGGCCGCCTCCATCCCGCTTAAGGAGGACTGA
- the ccoP gene encoding cytochrome-c oxidase, cbb3-type subunit III, giving the protein MAGKHKHVDEVSGVETTGHEWDGIRELDNPMPRWWVYTFYTTIIWAIGYAIAYPSWPLLTDTTKGVLGYSSRAQVATDLADAKAAKAGYNERIAASTVEEIIADPQLQQFAISAGASAFKVNCAQCHGSGAAGAKGFPNLNDDDWLWGGKPEEIYQTIAHGIRYSRDAETRVSEMPAFADMLTPEQLRQTAAFVVSLSVTPPQRELADKGKKIFTENCASCHGADAKGNREMGAPNLADSIWLKGKGEQAIINQVKAPKNGIMPAWAPRIGDTTVKELAVFVHSLGGGE; this is encoded by the coding sequence ATGGCGGGCAAGCACAAGCATGTGGACGAGGTCAGCGGGGTTGAAACCACCGGGCACGAATGGGACGGCATCCGCGAACTGGACAACCCTATGCCGCGCTGGTGGGTCTACACCTTCTATACGACAATCATCTGGGCGATCGGTTACGCGATAGCCTACCCCTCCTGGCCACTGCTGACGGACACGACCAAAGGCGTACTCGGTTATTCGAGCCGCGCTCAGGTCGCCACTGATCTGGCTGACGCCAAAGCGGCGAAGGCCGGTTACAACGAGCGGATCGCCGCGAGCACGGTCGAGGAAATCATTGCGGATCCGCAATTGCAGCAGTTTGCGATTTCGGCCGGGGCGTCAGCATTCAAGGTGAACTGTGCGCAATGTCATGGTTCGGGTGCGGCCGGGGCAAAGGGCTTCCCGAACCTTAACGACGATGACTGGCTATGGGGTGGCAAACCTGAAGAGATTTATCAAACGATCGCCCACGGTATCCGCTATTCTCGCGACGCGGAGACGCGAGTTTCCGAGATGCCAGCATTCGCCGACATGTTGACGCCGGAGCAACTGCGCCAAACGGCGGCGTTTGTCGTGAGCCTTAGCGTGACGCCGCCGCAACGGGAGCTCGCCGACAAAGGCAAGAAAATTTTTACGGAAAACTGCGCCTCCTGTCACGGCGCTGATGCGAAGGGAAACCGGGAAATGGGGGCGCCGAATCTCGCCGACTCCATATGGTTGAAGGGCAAGGGTGAGCAAGCGATCATCAATCAAGTGAAGGCGCCGAAGAATGGCATCA